CGGAGGCTTTTGGCTTCAAAACAGTGTGTTTGACAAGAAACATCTCAATGTTTGACAATGTCTAGCAAAATGTACCATGTAAAGCTAAGAAGACTCGGGCCCTGCAGGCTGCTTAAGCTATTGCTGATGAGGCAGAAGATTTGCAGGTGTGTGTAGCGACTCCTCAGGTCCACCTCGGGTGAACAGTAACCTCGTTACTCCCTCTGGTGGATGACTGTGAGAGCTGCACAAGACCCACACAGAACTCAAACCCCAGCTTCCCAGcaaaaacactgagctcctttaaatcaaggctaaaagccacctgtttagagttgcctttgattaataacctttcaatgcattttatttatatttgtttgattttgatgccatttaacacaattttatgtttactgttttgtaacttgttactgttctttgtttttgcggtgtaaagcattttgaactaccttgttgctgaaatgtgctgtacaaatacaCTTCATTTGATCTGACTTTGCCTTTTCCCTCCTGGAGAAATTCCAGATGTCCATATGGGCAACGGAGAAGATAACAGCTCCATCTTCAttgcttcaattttttttaaaaattgcatcattttattttaaataactagTCCGTAAATTGGTTTTTACTATGCATTTGGCCCACGTGCAGAACATTCTTTAGATTAACTAAGAAAAggttaataaagtttattgaacTATGAATAATGAATGTGTATCTTCGTCCGGGAGTCTGGTGATGGGGGTAAGTAGCAGAGTCACTGATGAATAATGTGGAATGGAGCCCAAACTGATGGAGACGAAGAACAATAGTCTGCCGGAGAAGGGTAGGGAGTGATTGGGTTCCAGAGTTTGAGTTCTTGTGTGGGTGTTGATCCAGAGTTGTGTAAAGCTGGGAGCCAGAGATCTGTGGAGCTGTCTGGTGGAGGCTGCTGTATGGTAATACCGTTGGAGGGCAGGCAGGTTACTCAGCACAGACTTGTTGGAAGAGGAACAAGACGTTCATAACATTTGAACCAGAGAACATCAGAGTTCTATAAACTAATTGTCTTTAGAACACAAGGAGAAACCAGGGCAGCACAGGGAGACAAATTCAGTAGTGATGAGAAGTGCTGAGGCTTCAGAGCGTGGGTCGAGTAATCCAGGAGGATTTTTATGAAGCGTGTATCGAGGCATGTAATGATGGAGCAGCTTGTGACGTTTGAAGTCACGGAAGTGGGCCGTACCACGTGACTGATCCAGGAACTGATTCATCGTCAGTTTGCTTGCGGATCgaaataaaagggaaaacaCTGATGTTTCACTCGTCACATTtccttgttttaagattttattgattgtgCAATTTTTCTGATGGGAAAAAAGACGCgtcacaaaatattacaaattattgGAATTTTCCCTTGTCTggcaacattttgtttcacacaggaaATAGTTTCCCACAGCAATATTAAACCATCACCTATAAAGTCAAAAAACCAACACAGTGGATCCTGTGTTctaatttcaaattttttaaaagtatgtgTCGTGTCCAAATGAACTTTAATGATAAAAATCCTCACCTGTGCTGATGCATTATTGAGCTCTGCAGAAAGGCACTAACCAGGTCGGCCAAGTTCAGCCAAGTCATTTTTGGATGCCAAGGtgagacagaaaacagtcaCTGGAATATTTGGAAAgtgactaaatgttttagcCGAGGGGTGCAAAAAGTTGGTActtgagggccggcatcctgcacgttttaatTCTCTCCCTgctggtagtaacaaccttttcagcaagtcagcgttcttcttaggccttctaatgagccatcatttgaccCAGgcgcgttaaaccagggagagactaaaacatgcaggatgccggccctgcaggacccactttgggcacccctgttTTAGCCCAACTTCTATAAGCCAGCCAGGTGTTTCTTGCTTCATCCTTGCTCTGTCAGCATGAGTATTTTCTGTAGCGGACAGAATCATCTCATAACAGAGAAATCACATAAATCCAAgcaaagttgaattttttatttataagtaaataatgtaaatttgTCCCTAGTGACATAGTTTGGTAAGAGTAACAAGTCAATCACAACTATCTCCCCcatttgtttccagttttcttttatcatccagccattgtttcatcTGAACAGATTAAGACtataatcagaatttatgtatcagaaaaataaacatcatttacttgtttattattGTAAGGCTTCAAGTTGTTTTCACTttgcctattttacatatattgtccacTTGATGTCGCAGCAGATCAAGTGAAGCACCGTGATGCACCAGATCATGAGTCCAACAATTGGATGGAATGCCTCAGGGCTTCAGGaagcttcatctcaccatcactagaATCCAGAGCGCTGCATAGAACGCCTTTATAGGAGATCATAGATTAagtcacaaaaaaatccaaaaagctCAGGGAACATAAAAAGACCAAACACTGAGAGGCCCAGATGTAAAGCTAAGACTCAGGCATCAGAGGACTGGCAATTTGGCTCCTTTTCAGCTCTGGCTGATTCAGTAGAGAATTTGCAGGTGCATGTAATTAGCTCAGCAGGTTCTCCGTGAAGCAGCGACCTCCTGGCTCCCTCTGGTGGATGGCTGTAGGAACTGAACAAACACCCACCCAGAAGCCAAACCCCAGCTGTCCAACAGTTTGGTTGGGTAAAACCATCTATTAGTTAAACTGAAAAACTTTGGATGGACACAGATGTCCATCCAATCAGGTGAATATCAGGTTTTATTTCCTgatatatttaataaacataaaaactgaacaataaataCATGCAAAGAACATCATATTTCTGGAGCActgtctttttaaagaaatcttatAGAAAAGAATAACATTAGCAAAAAGAGTCATTGTATGCAATATTATAATGCATATAAAAGGAATCCACTAGTCAGTCAACACCTAATATAGGTACTGTTTGTTCATACAGCAAAAATCAGTGATTCAGTTATTGAAGCTGGTTGTCATCATTTTCTGGGTGGAAGGATCTCGGACTGAAGAGTTGTTTTCTGATCGAGACTTGCATGATAAAGCCACTGACCACAGGAAGATAAATAGACCTGAACAGACAAAAGAACCAGTAAATCATTCAGGTGAATCAACCTGTCAGTGGATACCAACATTTAGCGTCGCATATACTGACTGACCTTGCAGAGAGTTAAAGATGGTGAACAAGTAGATTCCAGGTAAGTTAACATAGGTGAGGATGGCTAGTCCCCATGGTAACCCCAGTACACAGCTGAGGCCGAGAACTGTGGCGCCGTCCTTCCATAACCTGGACTCTTTCTCCTTGCTCATCTTCTTCCAGTCGCTGGACTCACGTTCTCCTCTGCCACGTCGTAACTCCCGCATTTTAAACACCACCAGCAACAGCATGCAGGTATTATACAGAACCACCAGGCAAAGAAAAGCCACAGTGATGTACGTGACCAACTTTGTCTGTGGGATGTCACTGTTCATCCAGCATCTGTTCATCAAGAAGTAACAAAACAGAGACTTTTGTTGTTTGGGAGTTTCATTGACTGACTCGGTTGCACATGTGAACTCATGGAAATGTCTTACATTTCTGATGTTTGGTCGTTGGAATCCCTCGATTTCAGAGTGTATCTGCCATAGACACGTAAAGGCCCACAAATTGCCACAACAAGGGTAGGAAAACCTGAGGAGAAAGCAAGAGGAAGGACAAACCGCAGCTATATCATTAGAATcaagatcaaaaacaaaacctaacaTAGTGTTACATGCTCACACTTTGCTTCCGCCtcctgattgtttatttttgtttttattgttggcaCTTTGATGGTTCACTGGGGGTAGCGGGGCACAGCCAGCCAAGGTGTTTTAGCTGGGCTGGTGGCGTACCTGAGGGGGATGAGTGATGGTGGCGTGTAAGAAGCTGCCGCAGCAGCGGAGTTTTAGGCTAagaaaaattgattaaaaatacgGTGCGGGAAGGCTCTGGATGGAAAAGGAGTACCTTCACCTCAGGATGGATCCACCCAGAGGGGAGCGTCGGAAGTTTTGACCAggatgaagtttgtttttgtttgtttggatttgttttgggaAAACCGGCTGGACGCTAAAGAATTTTAGCACCGGGGAGTTACACGCCTGCCAAGATCAACCACCGACGAAATCACCAGAGGTGCGGTTtttaggaaaagagaaaaaactatatatttaaagataaagaaaaaaaactattaaacgGAGCGGCTGATGaatgtgtcaggatctgtgtttttctgtgtttatttagagttttctgtgtccttagtctcttcgttgtcctgtcctccccttgattgttcccaggtgtgtctcgtctctgtgattaccctcccgtgtatttaactccacctgtgttccttgttcctcgtcgggtcctcgtcaatgttagcgtctatgtttcgtcagtgtttccttgtgcctgcttcttgttgctggacttatttataattaaacaaatcatcattttcatctgacctgggtccgctgcgcctgcctcaccaccaacaccacaccgcttcatgacagaaggacccgaccaaaccGATCGGTGAGGCAGCTTAATATGGATCCAGCTGGATTAAAAATGTTCCCTCCTAAGAGGCAAACCGGACCGAGGCGGAGATCCAGCGGGGAGGAGAGGGCATTGGCGGAAGCTCTCGCCGACCtacagcgggagcttttccgggggacGAGattggtgttggcaccccccggatacggcccccgtcgattccTCCGTCCGGGAggtcagcgacgtgagccgccggcagatccggcccctcgtcgctttccggagccacttcctccgctgtctgcccggagacagcgacgtgagccgccggcagacccggcccctcgtcgctttccggagccgccacctccacggtcagcccggagacagcgacgtgagccgccggcagacccggcccctcgtcgctttccggagccgccacctccacggtcagcccggagacagcgacgtgagccgccggcagacccggcccctcgtcgctttccggagccgccacctccacggtcagcccggagacagcgacgtgagccgccggtggacccggcccctcgtcgccttccggagctgtcacccccgcagccggttccaaggcttcgctgcggctcgcccccgcggccggttccaaggcttcgctgcggctcgcccccgcggccggttccaaggcttcgctgcggctcgcccccgcggccggttccaaggcttcgctgcggctcgcccccgcggccggttccaaggcttcgctgcggctcgcctccgcggccggttccaaggcttcgctgcggctcgcctccgcggccggttccaaggcttcgctgcggctcgcccccgcggccggttccaaggcttcgctgcggctcgcctacgcggccggttccaaggcttcgctccggcgcacccgaggccgagtcagccggcgttccagccggcgcacccgaggccgaatcagccggcgttccagccggcgcacccgaggccgaatcagccggcgttccagccggcgcacctgagactccctgtgttcctaccgagactccctgtgttccttccgagaccccctgcgttcctcctgagaccctgacctcctgcgttcctcctgagaccctgacctcctgcgttcctcctgagaccctgacctccagcgttcctcctgagaccctgacctcctgcgttcctcctgagaccctgacctcctgcgttcctcctgagaccctgacctcctgcgttcctcctgagaccctgacctcctgcgttccacccgagaccgagaccccctgcgttccacccgagaccgagaccccctgcgttccacccgagaccgagaccccctgcgttccacccgagaccgagaccccctgcgttccacccgagaccgagaccccctgcgttccacccgagaccgagaccccctgcgttccacccgagaccgagactccctgcgttccacccgagaccgagacccccagcgttccgaccgagaccccctgtgctccaccagagaccctgcctcggggggctcgtcgtcgccgtctgtgggcggcccccgggactcatcgccacctccagcgccgcggacggccgccggacggcctccgtggttcccgcctccagcgccgcggacggccgccggaccgcctccgtggttcccgccgccgcggacgaccgccggaccacctccgtggttcctgcctcctttgcctccgcccaccctgtgggtagttttttgtttgtttatggactcttggcccttcttgtgtttccgcccacgatggtgggtagttttttgtttttctggactctggccccccgtccagcgcccctccgcccacccttgttgtgtttttgttttttgggcgtctggtagccgcccttgaggggggggtactgtcaggatctgtgtttttctgtgtttatttagagttttctgtgtccttagtctcttcgttgtcctgtcctccccttgattgttcccaggtgtgtctcgtctctgtgattaccctcccgtgtatttaactccacctgtgttccttgttcctcgtcgggtcctcgtcaatgttagcgtctatgtttcgtcagtgtttccttgtgcctgcttcttgttgctggacttatttataattaaacaaatcatcattttcatctgacctgggtccgctgcgcctgcctcaccaccaacaccacaccgcttcatgacagaatGAGGGAATGAATAAACTGCAAATCGCCCTTCTCAATGGATGCCAGCTAGTCAAGGAATATGATCTACTGATTGGACATATAAGGTAAGCCCCCGCCACAGTGTGTGTTCTGTCAGGTGCccagttttgtttctctttactttcttcctttttgtgtAAATCATTATCGCACTTATTGTTGCAGCCCCTTCTCTCCCGTAATcggtataaaaaaataagaacgaGCCAGGGTGAGGGTAGTGGGACGTAACAATAGTCACTGTTTAGAGATTTATGCAAACAGTGACTACACAAATTTGTTAATTGTTTGGAGCAATTAGCTTCTTGCTCCCAACCAGAGTCCCAAACTCACCCCATCCCACCAGGCAGAGTTTGAGCAGGTATCTTCTGACGTAGATGTTAAAGACTCGGATGAGGAGAAGGTAAAGGTGGAATCCTTCCACAGCCACCCAGGTGAGGGTGGCCAGCAGAGACCAGTGCAGGAAGAGGCCCAGACCTCCACAAACCCAGCTGTACTTGTTCTCATCTGGCAGAAAAGACCAGAAACTGCCACTCAGGAAGCCGAGGTGGAGGCACAACAACGCCGTTGTTAGCTGCATGTGGATGCTGAGGGCCTTTTCCGAACGTCGTCGACTAAAGGAGACAAGACAGAAATgaattgtttgctttttaattttaaaggatatttttggctctagtggcctttatttgctAATGACTAAATAGAAAAGTGGGTTATGATAAAGGGGTAAGACATGCAGCCTGTGATGGCTGTGACTGAGGCCTCCATACATGGAGGCTTTATCTGTGCACCCAGAGATGTGTTGTTAGTTTTATAATGCAGATGCAAAATATTTGCTGACTCTGACATTTCCTACACGACTACAGTTCACCTTGAAGTCTTGCTGTGCAATGCAACAAATCAAATGATTGGAGTTGATCAATCGCACAATTCAGGCAGTaaacctttaaagttttatttagaaCATCCTCTGAAGAGTTTTCTGAACCAAACACCACAGTAACCTGCAGCAATTGACTGGGTCAGAACTGATTACTTATTTTCCATGTATTCCACTGTTTTGGACCCAAAGATGTTGTGAATATTCTTGTGAGTCTCCATGACTCCCTCAATTTCTCTGAACTCCTGCCATATTTCTGTTGCCactcaaactaaacaaaaaatgagaCCAGAGTCATTtgaggagtttttgttttgttccagcTGTAGGTGGCTGCTTCTGTGGTGATTTAAAGAAATAGTTCTAGAGTTCTGTAGTAATTTTCTTTTGAACTATTATTAGTTTATCTACAGTAGATTTTTCTCTTGGTGCCTTTAGTTAGTCCAAGTCTTTATGGACCTGGAGGCTGAGGCTAACAGGTAATTCAACAAGTGCCAAGACTAAAGCAATCTCAAAACATCAGGTTTGTGTGAATGTTACTTTGACTTGTTAAACTGATGTGATGTTGACATTTGTTGCTCAGTTCCAAATAAGATGATTATTATTTACCAAGGAAATTGTGAAAGGAAACTGTTCAATATGACTCATCTTCCTGTGAGAAATAGGTTTTGAGAACAGAGTGTAAATTATTTCAGTGGTGTGAGAATGACCCACTGACAGGTAAGGTCCAAAAATATTAGACAGTTTAAAGTAAAGcatattttcttgatttttacaCTGCCTAACTCTTCTATCAGTCAAATCCTGTAACGGTGTCACGTTAGGTCTACTGTGTCTTTCTTCAAGTGTGAGATCCCTCTTATGATTCAAAGACTCCATAAAGATATGAGAAAAACTCGGTCAGAACCTCATCATTGTGTGTGACAAACTTCTCATATAATACATTAATAACTGCCTCTACACAACAGATGTTGCAATGGGTGTTACAATCTGTgcttagtgtttgtttttctaagctGAAAGAACATATCGTAAGACATGTGGTTTCTCATCCATTGCTGCTAGTCAAACGATTTCGCTAGCTTACATTGATCTGAACAACATAAAATTGTATAAAGATCACATACCTGATCAAATGCGTGTGCTTTTTCAGATAGTTCAGCAGAagctttttttctgatattggAAGGTGTAGAACtgattatttataatttattttccccAAAAATCTTTAGAGATAAAGAAGAAGCAGGTTTTCTTAGATTTGTCTTTAGTTACTATCATAGTATTTTTCAGCCACTGATGGGTAATACTAAAAGTTCATTTGACCAGAGCATCGTCCTCCATGTGTTTGCTAAGTCCCCGAAATGGTTTGTAGCAAATCCCAAACATACCATTTCTTCAAACCATGGCTTTTCCCCCCACGCTCTCCATACCATTTGTGAAATACCTGGTTAAATGCCCCCACATACTCAGGTGCATTTCACTCTGCAGAGGTCAATGCTTACTTCAGGCGAACTCAATACAGACATCCACCAGGCATGGAAGTGCAAAGGAAAACCACAAACGCAACCACATTCGCATGCTCTGTGTCACACAGGAAACTTCTTAGTGGGAAACAGTGTTCACACTAATAAGTGTGCAATAGCTGCCCTATTACAGAATAATGTTCCGTTGGCACCACAAGAGACTAAATgaccaacagcagcagaaaagcaGATGAAGTGTCTTCCCCAAGGACACAACAAGTGCGAATATGTCCTTCAGAATCTTTGTAACTAATTTGGTGGTGTGTTCAGGGACACTGTCCATTTAAAAAACTCATATGTGCCTAGACTTTGAGTTTCTGAGACcttgcttcaatatttccacagaATGTTTTTGTGATTCCACACTTCGGAAAGTTCAGTCAGAGtatttgcaaactgtaatctgcctgtctgagtatttttttatatattttttgagtaATGGCTTCTATTTTGCAATGTGGCCTTGCAGCTTTTTTCAGCACAGGATATGTGTCTCTCTGGGTGCCAACGCTATCATCTTCAACCAGTCTCTACACCTTGCTTGTTTTGTGGTTGAGTTGAACACTCacactgttaggtaaattgtattagtaattatcaaatatttgttgtatcatgtagctttgtagttacattttggataatgtttctgtgtgttaaataactttgattctatcctgagacttccctgggaaatagaggtgacagctactctcagcagctgttgccttgcaggacttcctacaagacagaggtgttaattgctcccagcagagttttacatgtctgacaataaactctgctctgtgcttttctgtgatacaaagccgttgctttggaGCTATGCAACGTGCCTTATTCAACACcgtgcctggagaaagaaagatttagagtatagataacatgtgtctagaagtgaatgttatttagcgctgcaaccatgtgatgaatgctttgactccacccttttagagttgcagcgccccgtgtggcagggtttcctaaagatcaataaaagagaggaacagacagatgtgtttccagagtagttggagatttgtaactggaaacatctctctgtctgctctcctcgcgagtataacagaatctaactctcttgtctttcctgtatttgtttaaattgtctctaataggtatttagacctgacacaCACCACAACCCTTCCCTGTTCCATCCTATCCTATCCTATCTGGGTCACAGAATTCATAACAGAACACTATGATGACAGAGGGACTTCATGAcatttatacttgtgcataaaCGGTTGTGGTATGTGACACTTCTACCCATGAAAAACCACTTGTTCACAATTCTCAGAGTCAGCCTTATTATTACCCAGTTTGTGCAACACAAAGAGTTTGACCTCGGTTCCACATTACTCTCAATTTagacactttaaatattaaatataaggAGGGTAATAAGGtgtttctttgtaaatatatatgAAGCAGGGGTTGTGTTAATGGAATATTCTCCATCCTTGTTCTTTTTAATGCTGACAGAAAAAACCTGAAGGTCATCTGTCATTTTATTACATACCTGACCACTTGGTGCAGATGCgtcaacattttcaactttacgTACAGTTTACATTGTGTAGGTgactaaataaatcaataataaaaaattttttctgAGTATCTTCTCTGACCTGGACACTTAACTAAATGCATCTCGCTATCCGCGAGCTGACCTTTGAAGATTTGTAGACATGACTTTGTCTGGTGCAGGAGGTTCTGCTGAAGTGAGGGATTTCAGAATAACTAAAACTCCTTGTTCAGAATATTTTTGTCTTCTGATCGCTTCTGTTGGAGAAATTATTCTCTGATTTGAAAACTTTATCTAAAGTGGTGCTAGTAATTCTAGTCTTCagtgctgcagcagagcaggACTTCAGCTTCAGATCAacatcaaaacatttatacgCTTGATTACGCATAAGCAGGTACAAAATTTAGGTTGGTGTGTGTTCAGGTCACAGCAGGGGAATCATTCATAATTTAATCCTTTAATTTCATTGTTCATATGCAGTTACTGGGGCCACAGCTGGTTGTCACTGTGGAAAAGAATCTACATGTCTTCATCCGCTTGATTTGGATTCTCTGTTCAGTTTGTTGAATAAAGAATCccattgaaaatgaaatgcaactgaatatttcattattattagtttaaaaGTTAATGAGTAAAGACAGATTAGGccaagatttagttttttttatcccaTCAAGTCAAAAAAATGGACAGCCTTAAAATACAAACTGTCAAtcccattaataaaaaaaggttcAAGTTAAAGTGAAAACTTACTGCAGACCAACATAGACGAACAGGCTGATGAAAGCAAAGAAGGCAGAGAGCGCCGATCCAACGTAGGTGATGTAGCTGAGAGCCTTAACATGATCCTCATCCACCTTCAAATCTGGATTCTATACAGGGGAAAAATAAGGTTTAACTGAAATGCATTTTATATCAATCATCAGGAGacattttgtttgctgtttatgTCTTTCACCTCTGAGATGCTAAGCTATTCACAGCCAAATCTGATCAGTGTGTGTAACTAGCGTAGGAACTGCAGCAAATGTTTCTCATAGATTTGGGGCAGAATGTAAATGCAAAGGGATTTTTCCAAATATGTGTTTGTTAACAATTTGAAAACCATCTGTAATATTCCTGCCACACAacaattatgcactattttgtgttttggccTGGTGTGAAAGAATTCCCccaaaatatttaagttttaggttaacatgacaaaatgctaCATGGACTAGATTATGGACTagaggctgcacagtggcgcagttggtagagctgttgccttgcagcaaaaaggtcCTGGGTTGAATTCCCgacctggggtctttctgcacggagtttgcatgttctccctgtgcatgtgtgggtttccacagtccaaaaacatgactgttaggttaattggtctctctaaattctccctaggagtgagtgtgtgttgccctgcgacagactggcaacctgtggCGACCTAgtgggtgaccccgcctctcgc
This genomic stretch from Xiphophorus hellerii strain 12219 chromosome 4, Xiphophorus_hellerii-4.1, whole genome shotgun sequence harbors:
- the adgrg3 gene encoding adhesion G protein-coupled receptor G3; the encoded protein is MKWITLYLLTLCFPTTTAGCNPLDVIKKCQDEEPERWTRCYDDNITECRPLRRASGFVNVDLNPSVQAELGPTSNHEVRIPSSALQRIRRTPSEETVQVVASVINSTLFQRTPRSRGRSIIPQPTVRVEGTVLRGLVLFVKAGSQPVSNLIEPIQLIFKHTEKENNGTCVFWKEDETEWSSEGCSTTKTEDEFICSCNHLSFFAVLVNPDLKVDEDHVKALSYITYVGSALSAFFAFISLFVYVGLHRRRSEKALSIHMQLTTALLCLHLGFLSGSFWSFLPDENKYSWVCGGLGLFLHWSLLATLTWVAVEGFHLYLLLIRVFNIYVRRYLLKLCLVGWGFPTLVVAICGPLRVYGRYTLKSRDSNDQTSEICWMNSDIPQTKLVTYITVAFLCLVVLYNTCMLLLVVFKMRELRRGRGERESSDWKKMSKEKESRLWKDGATVLGLSCVLGLPWGLAILTYVNLPGIYLFTIFNSLQGLFIFLWSVALSCKSRSENNSSVRDPSTQKMMTTSFNN